A portion of the Hoylesella buccalis ATCC 35310 genome contains these proteins:
- a CDS encoding aminopeptidase C: protein MKKILMFALLAIMATGAQAAKKKTAPKNNKPVFTVVKQNKITSIKDQNRSGTCWAYSTLSFLESEILKKTGKTYDLCEMFVAHKTYQDRAEKAVRMHGDVSFAQGGSTYDPVYCWQHYGMVPETAMPLPGTMTGDSLANFSEFFELLTPYVETIAKSKQKKISSAWKKGMVGILDAYLGKTPESFTYEGKTYTPQSFAASLGLDMNDYVHFTSYTHHPFWTQFAVEVQDNWRWPLSWNIPIDDICRIIDNALDNGYTVAWGGDVSEDGFTRSGLGIAYDLKKARDLSGTDADRWVKMSKSSKVAKVDSLGINAPEVVPTQEMRQEAFDNWETTDDHGMHIFGIAKDQNGKEYYMVKNSWGESGKYKGIWYMTKAFIAYKTMDFMVNKNAVPQDIRKKINL, encoded by the coding sequence ATGAAGAAAATTTTAATGTTCGCCCTCTTGGCCATCATGGCAACGGGCGCACAGGCAGCTAAGAAAAAGACTGCCCCCAAAAACAACAAGCCGGTATTTACCGTTGTTAAGCAAAACAAGATTACGAGTATCAAGGATCAGAACCGCAGCGGTACGTGCTGGGCTTATTCTACCTTGAGCTTCTTGGAAAGTGAAATCTTGAAGAAGACAGGGAAAACGTACGACCTGTGCGAGATGTTCGTAGCACACAAGACATACCAAGACCGAGCTGAAAAGGCTGTACGCATGCACGGTGATGTTAGTTTTGCACAAGGAGGTAGCACATACGACCCTGTTTATTGTTGGCAACACTATGGCATGGTTCCCGAAACAGCGATGCCATTGCCTGGTACAATGACAGGTGACTCGTTGGCTAACTTTAGCGAATTCTTTGAACTCTTGACACCATACGTTGAAACAATAGCAAAAAGTAAGCAAAAGAAAATTTCTTCTGCATGGAAAAAAGGAATGGTAGGAATTCTTGATGCTTATCTTGGCAAAACTCCTGAATCATTTACTTACGAAGGAAAAACTTATACTCCACAATCATTTGCGGCAAGTCTTGGACTGGACATGAACGACTACGTACACTTCACCAGCTACACACACCACCCCTTCTGGACTCAATTTGCTGTTGAGGTGCAGGACAACTGGCGCTGGCCTTTGAGCTGGAATATCCCCATTGACGACATTTGCAGGATTATCGACAATGCACTTGACAACGGTTATACCGTAGCATGGGGTGGCGACGTCTCGGAAGACGGATTCACACGCAGCGGATTGGGCATCGCCTACGACCTGAAGAAGGCTCGCGACCTCTCTGGAACTGACGCTGACCGTTGGGTGAAGATGTCGAAATCTTCGAAGGTAGCCAAGGTAGATTCTCTGGGTATCAACGCCCCAGAAGTGGTTCCTACACAAGAGATGCGCCAGGAAGCGTTCGACAACTGGGAGACAACCGATGACCACGGCATGCACATCTTTGGTATCGCTAAAGACCAGAATGGCAAAGAATACTACATGGTGAAGAACTCTTGGGGAGAAAGTGGCAAGTATAAAGGTATTTGGTATATGACCAAGGCTTTCATTGCTTACAAGACCATGGACTTCATGGTGAATAAGAACGCCGTTCCACAAGATATCCGTAAGAAGATTAACTTGTAA
- the recJ gene encoding single-stranded-DNA-specific exonuclease RecJ: MHFKWNYVPPTSEETKAANELGEKLNISPLLAQLLIRRGITTESAAKRFFRPQLADLINPFLMKDMDLAVDRLNDAMGRKERIMVYGDYDVDGCTAVALVYKFLQQFYSNIDYYIPDRYDEGYGVSKKGIDHAQETGVKLIIILDCGIKAIDEIAYAKSLGIDFIICDHHVPDEVMPPAVAILNPKRPDDSYPFKHLSGCGVGFKFMQAFAKNNSIPFSRLIPLLDFCAVSISADIVPVTDENRILAFHGLKQLNQNPSVGLKAIIDICNLNGRDISMSDIVFKIGPRINASGRMENGKESVDLLVEKDFASALRQAKHINEYNEQRKDIDKQMTEEANQIVAKLESQKHHSSIVLYDENWKKGVIGIVASRLTEIYFRPTVVLTRDGEFATGSARSVTGFDVYSAIKSCRNLLVNFGGHTYAAGLTLRWDDIKKFRERFQKYVDLHIEPEQTEPILDIDAIIDFKDITKRLHADLKKFSPFGPGNSKPLFGTLGVFDYGTSKVVGREQEHIKLELVDSKSSNIVNGIAFGQSASARYIKSKRGFDIAYTLEDNVFKRNAMQLQIEDIRPTEEEEQDF, from the coding sequence ATGCATTTCAAATGGAATTATGTACCACCTACATCAGAAGAAACAAAGGCAGCCAATGAGTTAGGAGAGAAACTGAACATCAGCCCCCTTCTCGCTCAATTGCTCATCCGTCGTGGCATCACTACGGAGTCTGCCGCCAAGCGATTCTTTCGCCCACAACTGGCAGACCTCATCAATCCATTTCTTATGAAAGACATGGATTTAGCCGTAGACAGATTGAACGACGCCATGGGACGCAAAGAGCGCATTATGGTGTATGGTGATTACGATGTGGATGGCTGTACGGCCGTCGCATTGGTGTATAAGTTCCTGCAGCAATTCTATTCCAACATCGATTATTATATCCCCGATCGCTACGATGAGGGCTACGGTGTGAGCAAAAAGGGAATAGACCATGCGCAGGAAACGGGTGTTAAACTGATTATTATTCTGGATTGCGGCATCAAGGCAATTGACGAAATAGCATACGCCAAAAGCCTTGGAATTGATTTCATCATCTGTGATCATCACGTCCCTGACGAAGTGATGCCACCCGCCGTGGCCATCTTAAACCCAAAGCGCCCGGACGACAGCTATCCTTTCAAGCATCTGTCGGGATGTGGAGTGGGCTTTAAGTTCATGCAAGCCTTTGCTAAGAACAATAGTATTCCTTTTTCACGGCTTATCCCACTGCTCGATTTCTGCGCAGTGAGCATCTCGGCCGACATTGTACCCGTGACAGACGAAAACAGAATATTGGCGTTTCATGGTCTGAAACAACTGAACCAGAACCCAAGTGTGGGTTTGAAGGCCATCATAGACATTTGCAACCTCAATGGAAGGGACATCTCCATGAGCGACATCGTGTTCAAAATTGGGCCACGCATCAATGCTTCGGGACGCATGGAGAATGGCAAGGAGAGCGTGGACCTCTTGGTTGAGAAGGACTTTGCCAGTGCGCTGAGACAGGCAAAACACATCAATGAATACAACGAACAGCGCAAAGACATCGACAAACAGATGACCGAAGAGGCCAACCAGATAGTTGCCAAGCTGGAAAGCCAAAAGCATCATTCGTCCATCGTGCTGTATGATGAGAACTGGAAGAAAGGCGTTATTGGCATCGTAGCCTCGCGGTTGACTGAGATTTACTTTCGCCCAACGGTCGTATTGACACGCGACGGCGAGTTTGCCACAGGTTCTGCGCGCAGCGTGACGGGCTTTGACGTTTATTCGGCCATCAAGAGTTGCCGAAATTTGCTCGTCAATTTCGGCGGACACACCTACGCCGCCGGCTTGACCTTGCGATGGGATGACATCAAGAAATTCAGAGAACGGTTTCAGAAATACGTGGATCTACACATCGAACCCGAACAAACTGAGCCTATCTTAGACATCGATGCCATCATCGATTTCAAGGACATCACCAAACGGTTGCATGCTGACTTGAAAAAATTCTCACCCTTTGGGCCGGGTAATTCTAAACCTCTTTTCGGCACACTCGGCGTGTTCGACTATGGTACCAGTAAGGTAGTAGGACGCGAACAAGAGCACATCAAGCTTGAGCTGGTTGATTCAAAGTCGAGTAACATCGTCAACGGCATTGCCTTCGGACAGAGTGCATCGGCTCGATACATCAAGTCGAAGCGCGGTTTTGACATCGCCTACACACTTGAGGACAACGTATTCAAGCGCAATGCCATGCAATTGCAAATAGAAGATATACGTCCTACCGAAGAAGAGGAGCAGGATTTCTAA
- a CDS encoding ATP-dependent DNA helicase RecQ: MQAEDKYLNILHQYWGYTDFRGIQRDIIESIGQQKDTLGLMPTGGGKSITFQVPALAQEGVCIVVTPLIALMKDQVQHLREKGIQATAIYSGMSQREITTALDNCIFGGVKLLYISPERIGSELFLMKLRRMNVSFITIDEAHCISQWGYDFRPAYLQIANIRKEKPDAPLLALTATATPKVIVDIQEKLEFKEKNAFHMSFERENLTYVVRNAQDKNEELVHILNSVRGCAIVYVRSRKRTKEIAEILNANNITATFYHAGLEPAVKDERQTAWQSDVVRVIVATNAFGMGIDKPDVRIVVHMDCPDSLEAYFQEAGRAGRDGNRSYAVLLYNGGDERKLDKRIVDNFPEKEYIKNVYQSLAFYYEIGIHSGKGHTFSFDIGKFCMTYKYFPVPVNSALHLLARAGYLVYETDPDSSARLMFLIGRNELYKLEHLTPYEEKLLTALLRNYGGLFTDYVYIDEGLLAQQTELTREQVYLLLRGMTQRRIVHFIPQRKMPFITYTRDREEIDRLIIPAEVYEQRKEEYTKRVRSVINYAKNDEVCRSRQLLRYFGETDVQDCMRCDVCLEHYTDQTSEEKIKPAQDQIKLFLNDGEKHHLTELHQLSIARRQLDEALEMLIAEEEVTIEGSYIFLQP; encoded by the coding sequence ATGCAGGCCGAAGATAAATACCTGAACATACTGCACCAATACTGGGGGTATACTGATTTTCGTGGCATACAACGTGACATCATCGAAAGTATTGGGCAGCAAAAAGACACACTGGGGCTGATGCCGACGGGAGGGGGCAAGTCCATCACCTTCCAAGTGCCGGCACTGGCACAGGAAGGCGTGTGCATCGTGGTGACTCCGCTCATCGCCTTGATGAAAGACCAAGTGCAACATCTTCGAGAAAAAGGCATACAGGCCACAGCCATCTATTCAGGAATGAGCCAACGGGAGATTACCACGGCGCTCGATAATTGCATCTTCGGGGGTGTGAAGTTATTGTATATCTCGCCCGAACGCATCGGTTCTGAACTGTTTTTGATGAAGTTGCGCCGCATGAACGTCAGCTTTATCACCATCGACGAGGCTCACTGCATCAGTCAGTGGGGCTATGATTTCCGACCAGCATACCTCCAAATAGCGAACATCCGCAAGGAAAAGCCCGACGCTCCCCTACTGGCTTTGACCGCAACAGCCACTCCTAAGGTTATTGTGGACATCCAAGAAAAGCTGGAGTTCAAGGAGAAGAATGCGTTCCACATGAGCTTTGAGCGCGAAAACCTGACGTATGTGGTACGCAATGCGCAGGACAAGAATGAAGAACTCGTTCATATTCTCAACTCAGTGCGTGGCTGCGCCATCGTTTATGTACGAAGCAGGAAGCGCACCAAGGAGATTGCAGAGATACTGAACGCGAATAACATTACTGCAACCTTTTATCATGCGGGGCTTGAACCCGCCGTGAAAGACGAACGACAGACGGCTTGGCAAAGCGATGTGGTGCGTGTCATCGTAGCCACGAATGCTTTTGGAATGGGCATTGACAAGCCCGACGTGCGCATCGTGGTGCACATGGACTGCCCCGACTCGCTGGAAGCTTATTTCCAAGAGGCGGGACGTGCAGGGCGTGATGGCAACCGTTCCTATGCTGTTTTGCTCTACAATGGCGGCGATGAACGCAAATTGGACAAGCGAATTGTAGACAACTTCCCCGAAAAGGAGTATATCAAGAATGTCTATCAGAGTCTGGCTTTCTACTATGAGATAGGCATCCACAGTGGCAAAGGACACACATTTTCCTTTGATATCGGCAAATTTTGCATGACATACAAGTACTTTCCCGTGCCTGTCAATTCGGCCTTACATCTGTTGGCACGTGCAGGTTATCTTGTTTATGAGACCGATCCCGACTCCAGTGCACGTCTGATGTTCCTCATTGGGCGCAATGAGCTGTACAAATTGGAACATCTCACACCTTATGAAGAGAAACTCCTTACGGCCCTTTTGCGCAACTACGGCGGATTGTTCACTGATTATGTTTACATCGATGAGGGGCTTTTAGCCCAGCAAACCGAACTGACGAGAGAGCAAGTGTATCTGCTGTTGCGTGGAATGACGCAGCGGCGTATCGTTCATTTCATTCCACAACGCAAGATGCCGTTCATCACTTACACCCGTGACCGCGAGGAGATTGACCGGCTTATCATTCCTGCTGAAGTGTACGAGCAAAGGAAAGAAGAATACACCAAGCGCGTTCGGTCGGTCATCAACTATGCCAAAAACGATGAAGTGTGTAGAAGTAGGCAGCTTTTACGCTATTTCGGAGAGACCGATGTGCAAGACTGTATGCGCTGTGATGTGTGTCTGGAACATTATACGGACCAGACTTCAGAAGAAAAAATAAAGCCAGCACAAGACCAAATCAAGCTTTTTTTGAACGACGGGGAGAAGCATCATCTGACGGAACTCCATCAACTGTCCATTGCAAGACGCCAATTAGACGAAGCTTTGGAAATGCTCATCGCCGAAGAAGAGGTAACGATTGAAGGAAGTTACATCTTCTTACAACCCTAA
- a CDS encoding HAD family hydrolase encodes MKKNTSDITGLILDFGGTIDTNGQHWGKMLWHSYQQEGMPVSEDAFREAYVHGERTLEKNPLVRADYTLKRTIDVKLRLELEQLCILGAWDADEKELKRMHQQLTNRVYEHVSTIIYRNRIVLEKLHHRYPLVMVTNFYGNMRQVLKEFQLDDLFEDVIESAVVNIRKPDARLFKMALDVLQMPAANVLAVGDSFYKDIEPASAIGCQTAWLKGEGWTDKQYDETLPTYILSDFHDLLKI; translated from the coding sequence ATGAAAAAAAATACATCAGACATCACGGGATTGATACTTGATTTTGGTGGAACCATCGATACAAACGGCCAGCATTGGGGCAAGATGTTGTGGCATTCTTACCAACAAGAGGGGATGCCAGTGTCGGAAGATGCTTTTCGTGAGGCTTATGTTCATGGTGAACGCACGCTCGAGAAGAATCCTTTGGTTCGGGCAGATTATACTCTCAAGAGGACGATAGATGTCAAGTTGCGGCTCGAGTTGGAGCAGTTGTGCATCCTTGGAGCCTGGGATGCGGATGAAAAAGAACTGAAACGGATGCACCAACAATTAACAAATCGTGTATATGAGCATGTCTCAACCATCATTTATCGCAACAGGATTGTTCTTGAGAAGCTACACCATCGATATCCTCTTGTGATGGTTACCAACTTTTATGGTAACATGAGACAGGTTTTGAAGGAGTTTCAGCTTGACGATTTGTTTGAAGATGTCATTGAATCTGCTGTGGTTAACATCCGAAAACCGGATGCCCGACTGTTCAAAATGGCACTTGATGTTTTGCAAATGCCAGCCGCTAATGTTCTTGCAGTTGGTGACAGTTTCTACAAAGACATAGAACCCGCCTCTGCAATAGGCTGCCAAACTGCTTGGTTGAAGGGTGAAGGATGGACGGACAAGCAGTATGATGAAACGCTTCCAACCTATATATTATCTGATTTTCACGATTTATTGAAAATCTAA
- a CDS encoding CDP-alcohol phosphatidyltransferase family protein, which yields MSRFQELLQASMKSKDTEEWLDVHFTRPVGLVFALMWKQLGVHPNAVTILSIFLGAGAAYCFYFTDLCHNLCGVMLLLLANLCDSTDGQLARLTHQHTFIGRMLDGFASQLWFLGIYVAIAMRLQHQPMPFTDIHWGMGSWALAAVAGILCHSQQSSLGDYYRQIHLYFLKGKEGSELDQSKQQYDIYKSLEKNEWLKRLFYVNYANYCRGQERRTPAFQRFFQAYLGHPQEDVKQRFVAGSRPLMPYANILTFNTRAICLYVTCLLNCPWVYFVFEIVVLHMLYIYMHNRHETLCKLLLSDLEKLPKHI from the coding sequence ATGAGCAGGTTTCAAGAACTTTTGCAGGCTTCCATGAAGTCAAAAGACACGGAAGAGTGGCTTGATGTTCACTTCACACGACCTGTGGGTTTGGTGTTTGCCTTGATGTGGAAACAACTTGGTGTGCATCCTAACGCCGTCACCATCCTCTCTATCTTTCTTGGAGCAGGAGCAGCTTATTGCTTTTATTTTACTGACCTGTGTCACAATCTGTGTGGTGTGATGCTGTTGCTCTTGGCCAATCTTTGTGATAGCACTGACGGCCAGTTGGCTCGTCTCACTCACCAGCATACATTTATCGGGCGCATGCTTGATGGTTTCGCCAGTCAGTTGTGGTTTTTAGGTATCTATGTGGCGATTGCCATGCGCCTGCAGCATCAACCAATGCCGTTCACCGATATCCATTGGGGTATGGGAAGTTGGGCGTTGGCGGCCGTTGCAGGTATCTTGTGTCATTCACAGCAAAGTTCTTTGGGCGATTATTATCGGCAGATTCATCTTTATTTTTTGAAGGGTAAAGAGGGGAGTGAATTGGATCAATCGAAACAACAATACGACATTTATAAGTCATTGGAAAAGAATGAATGGTTGAAAAGACTGTTTTACGTCAATTATGCCAACTATTGTCGAGGACAAGAACGGCGCACACCCGCGTTTCAGCGGTTCTTCCAAGCCTATCTTGGACATCCACAAGAGGATGTGAAGCAGCGTTTCGTGGCAGGAAGCCGACCGCTCATGCCCTATGCCAACATTCTGACGTTCAACACACGTGCTATCTGTTTGTACGTTACCTGCCTACTCAACTGTCCATGGGTGTACTTTGTCTTCGAGATAGTGGTTCTTCATATGCTCTACATTTACATGCACAATCGCCATGAAACCTTGTGTAAACTGCTTTTGAGCGACCTCGAAAAACTTCCAAAACACATTTAA
- a CDS encoding NTP transferase domain-containing protein — protein sequence MKYAVIAAGEGSRLSKEGINVPKPLVKVHGESLIDRLIRIFMEHEADEIIVICNEAMPDVYAHLCDLKADGLQGVRVPLRLLMKRTPSSMHSLYAMSTWLKGSPFCLTTVDTVFLEQAFTDYIRTFKHSVNHGVDALMGVTRYVDDEKPLYVETDAAYNVLGFHDQNPGHHTFISGGVYGLHPRVLDTLAHCIERGEHRMRNFQRALIAEQLKVMAYDMGRVMDIDHASDIPKAEEFLRNPASLLSQTH from the coding sequence ATGAAATATGCTGTTATCGCAGCGGGTGAGGGTTCACGTTTGAGCAAAGAGGGGATTAATGTCCCTAAGCCGTTGGTAAAAGTGCATGGAGAATCGTTGATTGACCGATTGATACGAATCTTCATGGAGCATGAAGCGGACGAAATCATCGTAATCTGCAACGAAGCCATGCCCGATGTTTATGCTCATTTGTGCGACCTCAAGGCAGATGGTTTGCAAGGCGTTCGTGTTCCCTTACGCCTACTGATGAAGCGTACACCCAGCTCAATGCACAGTCTGTATGCCATGAGCACATGGCTCAAGGGTTCACCTTTCTGTCTTACAACGGTAGACACGGTTTTCTTGGAACAAGCTTTCACCGATTACATTCGTACTTTTAAACATTCTGTCAATCATGGTGTTGATGCTTTGATGGGTGTGACTAGGTATGTGGATGATGAGAAACCACTCTATGTAGAAACTGACGCTGCGTACAATGTTTTGGGCTTTCATGATCAAAACCCTGGTCACCATACCTTCATCTCTGGTGGTGTTTATGGTCTGCACCCTCGTGTGTTGGACACCTTGGCTCACTGTATTGAGCGTGGCGAGCATCGCATGCGCAACTTTCAACGAGCATTGATTGCCGAACAATTGAAGGTTATGGCCTATGACATGGGGCGGGTGATGGACATCGATCACGCCTCTGACATCCCAAAGGCAGAGGAGTTCTTGCGAAATCCTGCGTCGTTGTTGAGCCAAACTCATTAA
- a CDS encoding GIN domain-containing protein, which yields MKKILWLACAVVCVVTLASCVNVVKKKDGGKKITKSVNVQPFKRINLQTACEVHFVQADSVSVKIVGPENVIKHIKTTSDGTELTIQHTRNNGWRNLRSCDDVDIYLTSPDLISVLMRGAGDFNIDQHLDTDTLTIRLEGAGDVEIKDLICDEVNVEMKGAGDIELEQVIASKASFKLKGVGDVKAHLAKCDWAQCELEGVGDIELSGTVRHFRHKVRGTGSINTDDLRILSNR from the coding sequence ATGAAGAAAATACTTTGGTTGGCATGTGCTGTGGTATGCGTAGTGACACTCGCATCGTGCGTGAACGTCGTTAAAAAGAAGGATGGTGGAAAGAAAATAACAAAGAGCGTGAATGTGCAACCGTTTAAACGCATCAACTTACAAACGGCTTGTGAAGTGCATTTTGTGCAAGCTGATTCTGTGAGTGTCAAGATAGTTGGGCCTGAAAATGTGATTAAGCACATCAAGACCACCAGTGACGGAACGGAATTAACCATCCAGCATACACGAAATAATGGATGGAGAAACCTGCGTTCCTGTGATGACGTGGATATCTATCTTACATCCCCCGACCTTATTTCAGTGTTGATGCGAGGCGCTGGTGATTTCAATATCGATCAACATTTGGATACAGATACCTTAACAATTCGATTGGAAGGGGCTGGTGATGTTGAGATAAAGGATCTGATTTGCGATGAAGTGAATGTGGAAATGAAAGGGGCTGGCGACATCGAACTCGAACAAGTGATTGCGTCGAAAGCCTCGTTCAAGCTCAAAGGAGTAGGAGATGTCAAGGCTCATCTGGCAAAATGTGACTGGGCGCAATGTGAACTCGAAGGGGTTGGCGACATCGAACTGTCGGGAACGGTTAGGCATTTCAGACACAAGGTGAGAGGAACTGGCTCTATAAACACTGACGATTTGCGGATTCTTTCCAATCGTTAG
- a CDS encoding glycoside hydrolase family 20 protein, with protein sequence MKKTILMSVCLWLLAAMGYAQSVPNMANYSVIPLPRQINMVKSKGFVLTPQTRIVYPACDSVLKKDAELLASYIFELTGWRLKVATSATDAHNIELCTGLPHPNKEAYSMRVSPQKITIQGASAAGTFYGIQTLRKAIPLKCNMEKGRCEKEDGKSKKCCSATEQKDLLPYSSGIVFPAGEIIDYPQYAYRGAMLDVARHFFGVEAVKTFIDMLALHNINNFHWHLTDDQGWRIEIKKYPLLTQKAAFRPETAIGHTDKKDGKPHGGYYTQQQIKEIVQYAAERHINIVPEIDMPGHMVAALSAYPKLGCTGGPYSVRTEWGIAEEVLCAGNDSTLQFAKDVIAEVMQLFPSQYINIGGDECPKKSWQNCAKCQAKIQSLGLVTDAHHTKEQRLQSYFMSEMANFITQHGRKVCGWDEILEGGVAPNATVLSWRGIQGAEEAARLGHDAIMCPTSNMYFDYYQTEDRANEPVAFNAYLPIEKVYAFLPVPKSLTPQQAKHIIGVQANLWTEQVKTLSHIEYMMLPRLAAACEVQWSSEQEKDYGSFLQRLPHMLQLYTACGYRYAEHYFTVSTVLTPSSKGQAMEVALSAPGKAKIYYTTDGSEPNEQSKPYKKPFCLKRSATIKAIAYSDSLHSDVTKEQIIVHKAMMKPVRFCTPPNHAYQGNSPQELVNGLLGNTSFHSGRWVGFVGNDMDIIIDLQHRMPIKSVSVRTLTEQSNWIFPDRGVSLLVSDDGEHFKEVFADTKQSLPHVVPPSVNTQKITLENVKARYLRIKVLSEHSMPQWHYGYGQPAFLFVDEITVD encoded by the coding sequence ATGAAGAAAACTATCTTGATGAGCGTATGCCTGTGGTTGCTCGCAGCCATGGGATATGCGCAGAGTGTGCCAAACATGGCAAATTACAGTGTGATTCCTTTGCCACGACAAATCAACATGGTGAAGAGTAAGGGCTTTGTGCTGACCCCTCAAACCCGAATTGTGTACCCAGCATGTGACAGTGTGCTGAAGAAAGATGCCGAATTGCTGGCATCTTACATCTTTGAACTCACAGGCTGGCGACTCAAAGTGGCAACCAGTGCCACCGATGCACACAACATCGAGTTGTGTACGGGATTGCCACATCCCAATAAGGAGGCGTACAGCATGCGTGTTTCCCCACAAAAAATAACTATTCAAGGGGCGTCTGCCGCTGGCACTTTTTATGGTATTCAGACCTTGCGAAAGGCAATTCCCTTGAAGTGTAATATGGAGAAGGGAAGATGTGAGAAAGAGGATGGGAAGAGCAAGAAGTGCTGTTCAGCAACAGAACAGAAGGACTTGCTGCCTTATTCGTCAGGAATTGTGTTTCCAGCAGGTGAGATAATAGATTATCCGCAATATGCTTATCGAGGTGCGATGCTCGATGTGGCACGTCATTTCTTTGGGGTAGAAGCTGTCAAGACATTTATCGACATGCTTGCTTTGCACAACATCAACAATTTTCATTGGCATTTGACCGATGATCAGGGTTGGCGTATCGAGATAAAAAAATATCCGTTGCTGACCCAGAAGGCTGCATTCCGACCCGAAACGGCTATCGGACACACGGACAAGAAGGATGGCAAACCCCACGGAGGCTATTACACGCAGCAACAAATCAAGGAGATAGTGCAGTATGCGGCCGAGCGTCACATCAACATCGTGCCCGAGATAGATATGCCGGGACACATGGTGGCGGCCTTGTCGGCATACCCTAAGTTAGGATGTACGGGCGGTCCGTACAGCGTACGCACAGAGTGGGGCATTGCAGAGGAGGTGCTTTGCGCCGGCAACGACAGCACTTTGCAGTTTGCCAAAGACGTGATTGCCGAGGTGATGCAGCTCTTTCCTAGTCAGTATATCAACATTGGAGGCGACGAGTGCCCGAAGAAGTCGTGGCAAAACTGTGCCAAATGTCAGGCGAAGATTCAAAGTTTGGGACTTGTTACCGATGCACACCATACCAAAGAGCAGCGTTTGCAAAGCTACTTTATGAGCGAAATGGCGAATTTTATCACCCAGCATGGGCGCAAGGTGTGTGGCTGGGACGAAATATTGGAAGGTGGTGTGGCACCTAACGCAACGGTGTTGTCGTGGCGAGGCATTCAAGGAGCTGAAGAGGCTGCTCGCTTGGGACACGATGCCATTATGTGTCCCACCTCGAACATGTATTTCGATTATTACCAAACCGAAGACAGAGCCAACGAGCCTGTGGCTTTCAATGCCTATTTACCCATTGAGAAGGTGTATGCTTTCCTGCCTGTTCCCAAGTCGTTGACGCCACAACAGGCAAAGCATATCATTGGTGTGCAAGCCAATCTGTGGACCGAGCAGGTAAAAACGCTATCACACATAGAATATATGATGTTGCCACGGTTGGCAGCAGCATGCGAGGTGCAGTGGTCAAGCGAGCAGGAGAAGGATTATGGCAGCTTCTTACAGCGGTTGCCTCACATGCTGCAACTCTACACAGCCTGCGGCTATCGATATGCTGAACATTATTTCACGGTGAGCACGGTGCTGACACCATCGTCCAAAGGGCAAGCCATGGAGGTGGCTCTCAGTGCACCAGGGAAGGCGAAAATCTATTATACCACCGATGGAAGTGAGCCAAATGAGCAAAGCAAACCGTACAAAAAGCCGTTTTGTCTCAAGCGATCTGCTACCATTAAAGCCATAGCTTATAGTGATAGTCTGCACAGTGATGTGACCAAGGAGCAAATCATTGTTCACAAAGCCATGATGAAACCCGTTCGTTTTTGCACGCCACCCAACCATGCTTATCAAGGAAATAGTCCACAAGAGTTGGTGAATGGATTGCTGGGTAACACTTCGTTTCACTCTGGACGCTGGGTAGGATTCGTGGGAAACGATATGGACATCATCATCGATCTACAACACAGAATGCCCATTAAGAGTGTATCGGTGCGCACACTTACCGAACAATCCAACTGGATATTCCCCGATCGAGGCGTTTCCTTATTGGTGTCTGACGATGGAGAGCATTTCAAGGAGGTGTTTGCGGATACTAAACAATCGCTTCCGCACGTTGTGCCACCCAGTGTAAACACGCAAAAGATAACGCTTGAAAACGTCAAAGCACGGTATCTACGCATCAAGGTGTTGTCCGAACACAGTATGCCCCAATGGCATTATGGTTATGGACAGCCCGCCTTCTTGTTCGTAGACGAGATAACGGTTGATTAA